A segment of the Fibrobacter sp. UWB4 genome:
AAGTTGCTGCACCCGTTTGCCCCGCACATCGCCGAAGAAATGTGGAGCATCCTCGGTCACGAAGGCTCGCTCACGAACGTTGCCTGGCCGGAAGCCGACCACTCCAAGGCTGTGGAAAACACCGTGGAAGTCGTGTTCCAGGTGAACGGCAAGGTCCGCGCGAAGGCCTCTGTCGCGAA
Coding sequences within it:
- a CDS encoding class I tRNA ligase family protein, which gives rise to KLLHPFAPHIAEEMWSILGHEGSLTNVAWPEADHSKAVENTVEVVFQVNGKVRAKASVAKDMDKAELEKLALDNDRVKEFTKGMQVVKIIAVPGKLVNVVVKPA